From a single Lytechinus pictus isolate F3 Inbred unplaced genomic scaffold, Lp3.0 scaffold_19, whole genome shotgun sequence genomic region:
- the LOC129259928 gene encoding gastrin-releasing peptide receptor-like: MSSETPLTSVMSDGSIEEYWVTNTSNGTEQWTLAPLPDHFRKVPWPQLTVMIVVLVFGVVANLSIIFIVLKNKRLRSTPNIIVVNLTVGDLLCLVVNLPLIIDYHFRYERNWVFGQFMCKFAHSSMVASGCITVYSLMALAIERYLAIAWPWRNRDSSRCVKMSRNCFLGPTWQIVLMIWVGAFLVGAPIWYTAQVYVYYDDVNVCMFINHGQLVAQVYKVFRLLVAFLIPLAVIIGAHTLTAYALIKSVREPVFGGNPQVSPTNRQTPRVRSRVKLAIVITVLSAMFFIAWLPFYLFSIWFQFYYSEIFETYAMLEFFRWKDVPIYMLSCLNPVALYILSTRFRHQLFNDIFCCFGDRRFAWKPSETFSSLKGSFFTASTFRSRSHFNRRSSSCRYDQGTPVAASSEEL; encoded by the coding sequence ATGTCTTCAGAGACTCCTCTGACTAGTGTGATGAGTGATGGTTCGATAGAAGAATACTGGGTTACTAATACTTCAAACGGGACAGAGCAATGGACCTTAGCTCCTCTTCCAGATCACTTCAGGAAGGTTCCATGGCCTCAGCTTACTGTAATGATTGTCGTATTGGTCTTTGGAGTGGTAGCTAATCTCTCCATCATCTTCATTGTCCTCAAGAATAAACGTTTGCGATCAACACCGAACATCATCGTGGTCAACCTCACCGTTGGTGACTTACTCTGTCTTGTGGTCAATCTGCCTCTCATCATTGACTACCATTTCCGATATGAGAGGAATTGGGTGTTTGGTCAGTTCATGTGCAAGTTTGCCCACAGCAGTATGGTAGCCAGTGGGTGCATCACTGTGTATTCGCTGATGGCCTTAGCCATTGAGCGATATCTGGCCATTGCCTGGCCTTGGCGTAACCGCGACAGTAGCCGATGCGTCAAGATGTCTCGAAACTGTTTCCTGGGTCCGACCTGGCAGATTGTCCTGATGATTTGGGTTGGAGCATTCCTCGTGGGAGCTCCTATTTGGTACACAGCACAGGTGTATGTCTACTACGATGACGTGAACGTGTGTATGTTTATCAACCATGGTCAGCTGGTCGCACAGGTTTACAAAGTATTTCGTCTCTTGGTTGCTTTCCTCATCCCTCTGGCTGTGATAATCGGCGCCCATACGTTGACTGCTTATGCCCTGATCAAGAGTGTCCGAGAGCCAGTCTTCGGAGGAAACCCACAGGTTTCACCAACCAACCGCCAGACCCCACGCGTACGATCACGAGTAAAGCTAGCTATCGTCATCACAGTTCTATCTGCGATGTTCTTCATCGCTTGGTTGCCCTTCTATCTCTTCAGCATCTGGTTCCAATTCTATTACAGTGAGATATTCGAGACCTACGCCATGCTGGAATTTTTCCGCTGGAAAGATGTCCCAATCTACATGCTGAGTTGCTTAAACCCCGTTGCGCTTTACATTCTGAGTACGCGGTTCAGACACCAGTTGTTCAATGATATCTTCTGTTGCTTTGGGGATCGAAGATTTGCTTGGAAGCCATCAGAGACATTTAGCTCATTGAAGGGATCCTTCTTTACTGCCAGTACCTTCAGAAGCCGGTCACATTTTAACAGGAGATCCTCATCATGCCGCTACGATCAGGGGACACCGGTAGCAGCATCCTCTGAAGAACTTTAA